A stretch of Channa argus isolate prfri chromosome 16, Channa argus male v1.0, whole genome shotgun sequence DNA encodes these proteins:
- the tmem50a gene encoding transmembrane protein 50A, producing the protein MSGFLDGIRCGDCECNVDWGERRNTIASIAAGVLFFTGWWIIIDAAVKYPDESQFHHAYHTCGVIATVAFLMINAVSNGQVRGDSYSEGCMGQTGARVWLFIGFMLAFGSLIASMWILFGGFVVPQKPFVYPGIAIFFQNAFIFFGGLVFKFGRTEDLWQ; encoded by the exons ATGTCAGGATTTCTGGATGGAATCCGGTGCGGAGACTGCGAGTGCAATGTGGACTGGGGGGAGAGAAGAAACACGATTGCATCCATAGCTGCTGGAGTCCTG TTCTTCACTGGTTGGTGGATCATCATTGATGCAGCTGTGAAATATCCTGATGAGAGTCAGTTTCATCACGCCTATCACACTTGTGGAGTCATTGCTACAGTGGCCTTTCTCAT GATAAATGCTGTTTCAAATGGCCAAGTGAGAGGAGACAGCTACAGTGAAGGCTGCATGGGACAGACAG GCGCTCGAGTGTGGCTCTTCATTGGCTTCATGCTGGCTTTTGGCTCCCTTATTGCATCCATGTGGATTCTCTTTGGAGGATTCGTAGTTCCTC AGAAGCCTTTTGTGTACCCCGGTATTGCAATTTTCTTCcaaaatgcattcattttctttgg GGGTTTGGTCTTCAAGTTTGGACGTACAGAGGATCTGTGGCAGTAA